One Nakamurella alba genomic window, GGGCTTCGAGCTGCGGCTCGACGTCGGCTACGAGGGGATGCGGTGGCTCACCGTCGGTCCGCCCGACCAGCCGCAGACCTCGATCGTGCTGCACCCGCCGGCGATCGACCCCGGCATCACCGACGACGAGCGCCGCACGATCACGGAGATGATCGCCAAGGGCACCTACGGCAGCATCCTGCTGGCCACGCCCGACCTCGACACCACCTTCGACAAGTTGCAGGCCGCGGACGTGGAGATCGTCCAGGAGCCGACCGATCAGCCGTACGGCGTGCGCGACTGCGCCGTCCGCGACCCCTCGGGCAACATGGTGCGGATCCAGGAACGGAAGTAGGTCGGTTTCGCTCCGGCACCGCGCGGGGTGGCCGATTGATGTCTGATCGTCAGACACATCATCAGAGGTGTCCCACGGCGGACATCACCGGCACCGCCGCCCCACGGCGGACATGGCCGGCACCGGATGCACCCCGCCGGCCACGACGGGAAGCCGCGTGGCTCGTCGGAACCTTCTGTCCGACGCGAGCGGGGAACCTTCCGTCTCGTTGCGCGGTTCACCGTGGTGGCGTGCGGGTGAGATGGTCGATCGGGTGGATGCCGGCTCGGGTGAACACCGGACCGGGTCAGGTCCTGCCACAGCACCGCCGTGCGCGCGGCACCGGCACCAATGGCAGCATCACAGCACCGCACACGGCTACAGGAACGTCCGACGACAGCACCAGGCATCACCACGTGAACAGCACCGAGTCGCCGCCCGGATCCGTTCCGGCGGCGACATCGGTGCGAGAGAGGGACGGCATGGCCACCAGGAAGACCGGCACGTCGGCGAAGGCCGGAGGCGACTCGCACGTCGCCGACACCCACGACATGATCCGGGTGACCGGTGCCCGGGTGAACAACCTCAAGGACGTCAGCGTCGAGCTGCCGAAGCGCCGCCTCACCGCGTTCACCGGTGTGTCCGGATCCGGGAAGAGCTCGCTGGTCTTCGGGACCATCGCCGCGGAGTCCCAGCGCATGATCAACGAGACCTACAGCGCGTTCGTCCAGGGATTCATGCCCACCCTCGCCCGCCCCGACGTCGACGTGCTGGACGGGCTCACCACGGCGATCATCGTCGACCAGGAGCGGATCGGCGCCGACCCGCGCTCCACCGTCGGCACCGCAACAGACGCGAACGCCATGCTGCGCATCC contains:
- a CDS encoding VOC family protein gives rise to the protein MDITIYSSFLPQTDPDAALAFWRDTMGFELRLDVGYEGMRWLTVGPPDQPQTSIVLHPPAIDPGITDDERRTITEMIAKGTYGSILLATPDLDTTFDKLQAADVEIVQEPTDQPYGVRDCAVRDPSGNMVRIQERK